In a single window of the Streptosporangiales bacterium genome:
- a CDS encoding molybdopterin-dependent oxidoreductase produces MREHEDRGTPVGRRVVLGMLGLGAVGVVFGEPASAGISRALAPLTSRDPSGLSGVVPAAGGFRYYSVTGTEPERDARTYRLTVGGLVDKPRTLRYGDLADLPQTGLTKDFQCVTGWRVLGVPWAGVRLSDLLDTVGVRPGAKAVLFTSFDGTYTESLTLAQARRPDILVATMMYGRPVTRSHGGPVRLYVAPMYGYKSLKWLGGIQVSDRVVPGYWEERGYDIDAWVGRSNGRDDEPTG; encoded by the coding sequence ATGCGGGAACACGAGGACCGGGGCACGCCGGTCGGGCGCCGGGTCGTCCTCGGCATGCTCGGCCTCGGCGCGGTCGGGGTGGTCTTCGGCGAGCCGGCCAGCGCCGGCATCTCCCGCGCGCTCGCCCCGCTCACCTCACGCGATCCGAGCGGCCTGTCCGGCGTCGTGCCCGCCGCCGGCGGCTTCCGCTACTACTCGGTCACGGGCACCGAGCCGGAGCGCGACGCGCGGACGTACCGGCTGACCGTGGGCGGACTCGTCGACAAGCCCCGCACACTGAGGTACGGCGACCTCGCCGACCTGCCGCAGACCGGCCTGACGAAGGACTTCCAGTGTGTCACCGGCTGGCGGGTGCTCGGCGTGCCGTGGGCGGGGGTGCGGCTGTCCGACCTGCTCGACACCGTCGGCGTGCGGCCGGGCGCGAAGGCGGTGCTCTTCACGTCCTTCGACGGCACGTACACCGAGTCCCTGACCCTGGCCCAGGCGCGGCGTCCCGACATCCTTGTCGCGACGATGATGTACGGGCGTCCTGTCACCCGGTCGCACGGCGGTCCTGTACGGCTCTACGTGGCGCCGATGTACGGCTACAAGTCGCTCAAGTGGCTCGGCGGCATCCAGGTCAGCGACCGGGTGGTGCCCGGCTACTGGGAGGAACGAGGGTATGACATCGACGCCTGGGTCGGACGCTCCAACGGCCGCGACGACGAACCCACCGGCTGA
- a CDS encoding EamA family transporter: MLPNSRQKSSLVVNSATGQAGLVSRTREGLDPRLLAVAGAACISVSAILMKTSGTSAVTAAVFRCLLALPVLLPLALVERRRRGARPWRRQLVDLAAGVLLGVDLVLWGYCIGDVGAGIATVLVNVQVVIVPLLALAVHKERLSLRFALVVPVMLLGVALAAGAVGEPMAGSAPVRGALFGVAAGAAYAGYLFLLRGGAGESRHQAQSVGTATVGAGLAAFAIGGAGPGIDLTPGWPALGWLLALALSGQVCGWLLISAALPRLRSNVGAALLLLQPVLAVLFGVVLLGERPSGWQLAGCAVVIAAVWLTSLDRRASRDRDVPVAGVTMAAPATGRSDRAAHP; encoded by the coding sequence ATGCTACCGAATAGCAGGCAGAAATCGTCACTTGTCGTGAACAGTGCGACCGGACAGGCTGGGCTGGTGAGCCGGACGAGGGAGGGTCTCGATCCGCGGCTGCTCGCCGTCGCCGGGGCCGCGTGCATCTCGGTCTCGGCGATCCTGATGAAGACGTCGGGCACCTCGGCGGTCACCGCGGCCGTGTTCCGCTGCCTGCTCGCCCTGCCCGTCCTGCTGCCGCTCGCCCTCGTCGAACGCCGCCGTCGCGGGGCACGTCCGTGGCGCCGGCAGCTCGTCGACCTGGCGGCCGGAGTGCTGCTCGGCGTCGACCTCGTGCTGTGGGGCTACTGCATCGGTGACGTCGGGGCCGGCATCGCGACGGTGCTGGTCAACGTGCAGGTCGTCATCGTGCCGCTGCTCGCGCTCGCGGTGCACAAGGAACGCCTGTCCCTGCGCTTCGCCCTCGTCGTCCCCGTCATGCTGCTCGGTGTCGCCCTCGCGGCCGGCGCGGTCGGCGAGCCGATGGCCGGCAGCGCGCCGGTGCGCGGCGCGCTGTTCGGCGTGGCGGCGGGAGCCGCGTACGCCGGTTACCTCTTCCTGCTGCGCGGCGGCGCCGGCGAGTCGCGGCACCAGGCGCAGTCGGTGGGCACGGCGACCGTCGGCGCCGGGCTCGCGGCGTTCGCGATCGGTGGCGCGGGGCCGGGGATCGACCTCACCCCGGGTTGGCCCGCGCTCGGCTGGCTCCTCGCCCTCGCGCTGTCCGGGCAGGTCTGCGGCTGGCTGCTCATCAGCGCCGCGCTGCCACGCCTGCGGTCGAACGTCGGCGCGGCGCTCCTGCTGTTGCAGCCGGTGCTCGCGGTGCTCTTCGGCGTCGTGCTGCTCGGCGAGCGACCGAGCGGCTGGCAGCTCGCCGGCTGCGCGGTCGTGATCGCCGCCGTCTGGCTCACCAGCCTCGACCGCCGTGCGTCGCGTGACCGTGACGTGCCGGTGGCAGGCGTCACCATGGCTGCGCCCGCCACTGGCCGTTCCGACCGGGCGGCACATCCGTAG
- a CDS encoding DUF4405 domain-containing protein, whose amino-acid sequence MTSTPGSDAPTAATTNPPADSRASLPRFSRATRAVHWATAALFAVCVLTALALYVGPIAVLVGRRAVVSTVHVYAGLALPLPALVGLLVRTVREDARVLERFGPYDWEWLRSKDRRTGRLPIGKFNAGQKLNAAFTSGAVLVMLVSGVMLWQPDPWPVQYRTGATFVHDWLALLFVVLVLGHLRFAFRDPEARRGMRTGGVSRGWARREHPGWAAEHEPPASPRPPDGSGEV is encoded by the coding sequence ATGACATCGACGCCTGGGTCGGACGCTCCAACGGCCGCGACGACGAACCCACCGGCTGACTCGCGGGCGTCCCTCCCCCGCTTCTCCCGCGCGACCCGCGCGGTGCACTGGGCGACGGCCGCGCTGTTCGCGGTGTGCGTGCTCACCGCGCTCGCCCTCTACGTCGGCCCGATCGCGGTGCTCGTCGGGCGGCGCGCGGTCGTCTCCACCGTTCACGTGTACGCGGGCCTGGCGCTGCCCCTGCCGGCGCTCGTCGGCCTCCTCGTCCGGACGGTGCGCGAGGACGCCAGGGTGCTCGAGCGGTTCGGCCCGTACGACTGGGAATGGCTGCGCAGCAAGGACCGGCGGACCGGGCGGCTGCCGATCGGCAAGTTCAACGCCGGCCAGAAGCTCAACGCCGCCTTCACCAGCGGCGCGGTCCTCGTCATGCTCGTCTCCGGCGTGATGCTGTGGCAGCCCGACCCGTGGCCGGTGCAGTACCGCACCGGCGCGACGTTCGTCCACGACTGGCTCGCGCTGCTGTTCGTGGTCCTCGTCCTCGGCCACCTCAGGTTCGCGTTCCGCGATCCCGAGGCGCGGCGCGGGATGCGGACGGGCGGCGTCTCGCGCGGGTGGGCGCGCCGCGAGCACCCGGGCTGGGCGGCGGAGCACGAGCCTCCGGCTAGTCCTCGCCCGCCAGACGGGTCCGGCGAGGTGTGA
- a CDS encoding DNA gyrase subunit B, translating into MSALPQESGHGYTARHLSVLEGLEAVRKRPGMYIGSTDGRGLMHCLWEIIDNSVDEALTGVCSRVDVVLHADQSIEVRDDGRGIPVDIEPRTKLPGLELVYTRLHAGGKFGGGSYTATGGLHGVGASVVNALSSRLDVEVDRSGRTHALSFHRGVPGVFDGPGPDAGFAPRSGLRTAGKVSRKTTGTRVRWWFDHQVFVKGSEVILDDLSTRLRQTSYLVPGLTLTLRDERGTEPVEETFRHDGGIAEYCEYLAGDERVCDTLRLSGMGHFTETVPVLDDKGHMSPQDVEREVTVDVALRWGVGYDTCVRSFVNIVATPKGGTHLQGFDRALTKTVNEQLRAAKVLRASEDAVQKDDILEGLTAVVTVRLPEPQFEGQTKEVLGTPAVSRVVANVVGRELKQFFVAPKRGQKAQAKAVLDKVASASRTRIAARVHRENQRRKNALESSALPAKLVDCRSTDVDRTELFIVEGDSALGTAKLARNSEFQALLPIRGKILNVQKASMSDMLKNAECAAIIQVLGAGSGRTFELDAARYGRVILMSDADVDGSHIRTLLLTLLYRYMAPLVSAGRVFSAVPPLHRIELTSPKKGEDKYVYTYSDAELNRRLAELKKKNRRWKEPIQRYKGLGEMDADQLSETTMDPRHRMLRRVQVEDTAAADEVFSLLMGNEVAPRREFIVAGAYELDRARIDV; encoded by the coding sequence GTGAGCGCGTTGCCACAGGAAAGTGGCCACGGGTACACGGCCCGGCACCTCTCTGTGCTCGAGGGCCTCGAGGCGGTCCGGAAGCGCCCCGGCATGTACATCGGCTCCACCGACGGTCGGGGCCTGATGCACTGCCTGTGGGAGATCATCGACAACTCGGTCGACGAGGCGCTGACGGGCGTGTGCTCGCGCGTCGACGTCGTCCTCCATGCCGACCAGTCGATCGAGGTGCGCGACGACGGTCGCGGCATCCCCGTCGACATCGAGCCGCGCACCAAACTGCCCGGCCTCGAGCTCGTCTACACCCGCCTCCACGCCGGCGGCAAGTTCGGCGGCGGCTCGTACACCGCGACCGGCGGCCTGCACGGCGTGGGCGCGTCGGTCGTCAACGCGCTGTCCTCGCGCCTCGACGTCGAGGTCGACCGCAGCGGCCGGACGCACGCGCTGAGCTTCCACCGCGGCGTGCCCGGCGTGTTCGACGGCCCGGGACCCGACGCGGGGTTCGCGCCCAGGTCGGGCCTGCGGACGGCGGGCAAGGTGTCGCGCAAGACCACCGGCACCCGGGTGCGCTGGTGGTTCGACCACCAGGTGTTCGTCAAGGGCTCCGAGGTCATCCTCGACGACCTGTCGACGAGGCTGCGCCAGACGTCGTACCTCGTGCCCGGTCTCACGCTGACGCTGCGCGACGAGCGTGGAACCGAGCCGGTCGAGGAGACGTTCCGGCACGACGGTGGTATCGCGGAGTACTGCGAGTACCTCGCGGGCGACGAACGCGTCTGCGACACGCTGCGGCTGTCCGGCATGGGTCACTTCACCGAGACCGTGCCCGTCCTCGACGACAAGGGGCACATGAGCCCGCAGGACGTCGAGCGCGAGGTGACCGTCGACGTCGCCTTGCGCTGGGGCGTCGGCTACGACACCTGCGTGCGCTCGTTCGTCAACATCGTGGCGACACCCAAGGGCGGCACCCACCTCCAGGGCTTCGACCGTGCGCTCACCAAGACCGTCAACGAGCAGTTGCGGGCGGCCAAGGTGCTGCGCGCGTCCGAGGACGCCGTGCAGAAGGACGACATCCTCGAGGGACTGACCGCGGTCGTCACCGTGCGGCTGCCCGAGCCGCAGTTCGAGGGGCAGACGAAGGAGGTCCTCGGCACCCCCGCCGTCAGCCGCGTGGTGGCCAATGTCGTGGGCAGGGAGCTCAAGCAGTTCTTCGTCGCGCCGAAGCGCGGGCAGAAGGCACAGGCGAAGGCGGTCCTCGACAAGGTCGCGTCGGCGTCGCGCACGAGGATCGCCGCCCGCGTCCACCGGGAGAACCAGCGGCGCAAGAACGCGCTGGAGAGCTCGGCCCTGCCGGCGAAGCTCGTCGACTGCCGGTCGACCGACGTCGACCGCACCGAGCTGTTCATCGTCGAGGGTGACTCCGCGCTCGGCACCGCCAAGCTCGCGCGCAACTCCGAGTTCCAGGCCCTGCTGCCGATCAGGGGCAAGATCCTGAACGTGCAGAAGGCCAGCATGTCCGACATGCTGAAGAACGCCGAGTGCGCCGCGATCATCCAGGTGCTCGGCGCCGGCTCGGGCCGCACGTTCGAGCTCGACGCCGCGCGCTACGGCCGGGTGATCCTGATGAGCGACGCCGACGTCGACGGCTCGCACATCCGCACCCTGCTGCTGACCCTGCTGTACAGGTACATGGCCCCGCTGGTGTCCGCGGGCCGGGTGTTCTCGGCCGTGCCGCCGCTGCATCGGATCGAGCTCACCAGCCCGAAGAAGGGCGAGGACAAGTACGTCTACACGTACTCCGACGCGGAGTTGAACCGCAGGCTGGCCGAGCTCAAGAAGAAGAACCGCCGCTGGAAGGAGCCCATCCAGCGCTACAAGGGCCTCGGCGAGATGGACGCCGACCAGCTGTCGGAGACCACGATGGACCCGCGGCACCGCATGCTGCGGCGGGTGCAGGTCGAGGACACCGCGGCCGCCGACGAGGTCTTCTCGCTGCTGATGGGCAACGAGGTCGCCCCGCGTCGCGAGTTCATCGTCGCGGGCGCCTACGAGCTCGACCGCGCACGCATCGACGTCTGA
- a CDS encoding MFS transporter, with product MLAVGLVALESTIVATAVPTIVHDLGGFSLFPWVFSAYLLPMAVTAPVYGKLSDLYGRRPMILFGTVLFLVGALLCGFAWSMPALIAARAVQGIGAGGLHGVSQTVVADMYDLKERGRVSGWMSSVWGMSAIVGPAVGGVLSQYGGWRWIFYLNVPIGLAALAMVLTYFKESVTPTRRRIDVEGGVLLMLWTGLLVLGLLAGGVQWEWRSWQTPAVFACGAVLLVVFAWWERRAAEPMLPPWVFGTRSIAGPNLAQVCVGLTVSGLTTFLPMFAQSVLSATPVEAGFVLAAMSIGWPVASSQAYRLYLRIGFRDTCLIGVGLMLVASGLFVAGGGGASIWYLGLASLVTGGGLGLLSNSSIVGVQSSVEWKRRGVATGSLIFTRTIGTALGAAVFGGIANASLSAWLRDAPRGMHGLPANVDDAARIAAAGGGSPVVEFVREGLAVSVQRVLWGVGVVAVLALVVVLVTPRRTRLAGED from the coding sequence ATGCTCGCCGTCGGTCTCGTGGCACTCGAGTCCACGATCGTCGCCACCGCCGTGCCGACGATCGTCCACGACCTCGGCGGGTTCTCCCTGTTCCCCTGGGTGTTCAGCGCATACCTGCTCCCGATGGCGGTGACGGCGCCGGTCTACGGGAAGCTGTCCGACCTCTACGGGCGGCGGCCGATGATCCTCTTCGGCACGGTGCTGTTCCTGGTCGGTGCGCTGCTGTGCGGGTTCGCCTGGTCGATGCCCGCGCTGATCGCGGCCCGCGCCGTGCAGGGCATCGGCGCCGGCGGGCTGCACGGGGTCAGTCAGACCGTCGTCGCCGACATGTACGACCTCAAGGAGCGCGGCCGCGTCTCCGGCTGGATGTCGAGCGTCTGGGGCATGTCGGCGATCGTCGGACCGGCGGTCGGCGGCGTGCTCTCCCAGTACGGCGGATGGCGCTGGATCTTCTACCTCAACGTCCCCATCGGTCTCGCCGCGCTGGCGATGGTGCTCACCTACTTCAAGGAGTCCGTGACGCCGACGCGGCGGCGGATCGACGTCGAGGGCGGCGTCCTGCTCATGCTCTGGACCGGTCTGCTCGTGCTCGGCCTCCTCGCCGGCGGCGTCCAGTGGGAGTGGCGGTCCTGGCAGACGCCGGCCGTCTTCGCCTGTGGTGCGGTCCTCCTCGTGGTGTTCGCGTGGTGGGAACGCCGGGCGGCCGAGCCGATGCTGCCGCCCTGGGTGTTCGGCACCAGGAGCATCGCGGGGCCCAACCTCGCCCAGGTGTGCGTCGGGCTCACCGTGAGCGGGCTCACCACGTTCCTGCCGATGTTCGCGCAGAGCGTGCTCAGCGCCACGCCGGTCGAGGCCGGCTTCGTCCTCGCCGCGATGTCCATCGGCTGGCCGGTCGCGTCGTCGCAGGCGTACCGCCTGTACCTGCGCATCGGGTTCCGCGACACCTGCCTCATCGGTGTCGGCCTCATGCTCGTGGCGAGCGGGCTCTTCGTGGCGGGCGGCGGCGGCGCGAGCATCTGGTACCTCGGCCTCGCGAGCCTCGTCACGGGCGGCGGCCTCGGGCTGCTCAGCAACTCGTCGATCGTCGGCGTGCAGTCGTCGGTGGAGTGGAAGCGCCGCGGCGTCGCCACCGGATCACTGATCTTCACCCGCACCATCGGTACGGCGCTGGGCGCCGCGGTGTTCGGCGGGATCGCCAACGCGAGCCTCTCCGCGTGGCTGCGCGACGCGCCGCGCGGCATGCACGGCCTGCCGGCGAACGTCGACGACGCGGCCCGAATCGCCGCCGCCGGCGGTGGATCGCCGGTGGTGGAGTTCGTCCGCGAGGGGCTCGCCGTGTCCGTCCAGCGGGTCCTGTGGGGCGTCGGCGTCGTGGCCGTGCTGGCGCTCGTCGTGGTCCTCGTCACACCTCGCCGGACCCGTCTGGCGGGCGAGGACTAG
- a CDS encoding TetR family transcriptional regulator, whose amino-acid sequence MGRRPDRALSRESIARTALAIFDGDGGAAVTVRNIAARLGVQSPSLYNHVASKDEILDAVTELIDQQIDHSPLDDPDWRRGLAAFARSYRHAFRQHPEALAVIARRAVETDAALSAYDAALAALQRAGWSPAAALRVFAALEYLVLGSALVPFTSGFVRQPAEYAGQFPALARSLAGTDLDTVDDAGFEFGLELILDGLARDPTRSCI is encoded by the coding sequence GTGGGACGCAGACCCGACCGCGCACTCAGCCGCGAGAGCATCGCGCGCACGGCGCTGGCGATCTTCGATGGTGACGGCGGCGCCGCCGTCACCGTCAGGAACATCGCCGCCAGGCTCGGGGTGCAGTCGCCTTCCCTGTACAACCACGTCGCTTCCAAGGACGAGATCCTGGACGCGGTCACCGAGCTGATCGACCAGCAGATCGACCACTCCCCTCTGGACGACCCCGACTGGCGCCGAGGGCTCGCCGCGTTCGCCCGTTCGTACCGGCACGCGTTCAGGCAGCACCCGGAGGCGCTCGCCGTCATCGCCAGGCGCGCCGTCGAGACCGACGCCGCGTTGAGCGCGTACGACGCCGCGCTCGCGGCGCTGCAGCGCGCCGGCTGGAGCCCGGCTGCAGCACTCCGGGTGTTCGCGGCGCTGGAGTACCTGGTGCTGGGATCCGCGCTGGTGCCGTTCACGAGCGGCTTCGTCAGGCAGCCGGCCGAGTACGCAGGGCAGTTCCCCGCGCTGGCTCGGTCGCTCGCCGGCACCGACCTGGACACGGTGGACGATGCCGGCTTCGAGTTCGGCCTCGAGCTGATCCTCGACGGGCTCGCCAGGGACCCGACACGGAGCTGCATCTGA
- a CDS encoding AsnC family transcriptional regulator produces the protein MDDIDRELLGLLLADGRATYQELAAKVRLSANTTAERVRRLRRSGVISGYHAELDLAALDRSLVMITDIRLRDDVLSEEFQRGLTRVPQVIAAAHTTGEYDYQLRIACRDAAEFERVADQLKRHHGVRESRSRLLLRELPLGVDRVLGLNSVDR, from the coding sequence ATGGACGACATCGACCGCGAGCTGCTCGGGCTGCTCCTGGCGGACGGGCGCGCGACCTACCAGGAGCTCGCCGCGAAGGTCCGCCTGTCCGCGAACACCACGGCCGAACGCGTCCGGCGGCTGCGCCGCTCGGGCGTCATCAGCGGCTACCACGCCGAGCTCGACCTCGCCGCCCTCGACCGCTCGCTCGTCATGATCACCGACATCAGGCTTCGCGACGACGTCCTGAGCGAGGAGTTCCAGCGAGGGCTGACTCGTGTCCCGCAGGTCATCGCCGCGGCGCACACCACCGGTGAGTACGACTACCAGTTGCGCATCGCCTGCCGCGACGCCGCGGAGTTCGAGCGGGTCGCCGACCAGCTCAAGCGCCACCACGGCGTGCGCGAGTCACGCAGCCGCCTGCTGCTGCGTGAGCTGCCCCTCGGCGTCGACCGGGTGCTCGGACTCAACTCCGTCGACCGCTGA
- a CDS encoding DUF4386 family protein gives MTTSATPSVPAEREQDVGAIETGTARTSSRMWTSRLIGCLFLAGFLLYGTGSILVNSVVGAPDLLAGVAAQQTVLLVGAFLMISTTAVDIGKAVLFFPVLERHGKRTAVTYLATMVFEMALMTVGALALLMLVPLADQAGAGQLGPGAAQALGALAVDANETAYQIGQLALGFGCLFLCALLFRTRLIPKWLAGWGLVGYALHMAGAAAEIFGAPISLVLLIPGGIFEVTLAIWLLVKGFTPAAYDRARLTPAAA, from the coding sequence ATGACCACGAGTGCAACACCATCGGTCCCAGCGGAGCGCGAGCAGGACGTAGGAGCCATCGAGACCGGGACCGCCCGGACGTCCTCCCGGATGTGGACGTCACGGCTGATCGGGTGTCTGTTCCTGGCCGGGTTCCTCCTCTACGGAACCGGCTCGATCCTGGTGAACTCGGTCGTCGGCGCCCCCGACCTTCTCGCAGGCGTCGCCGCGCAGCAGACCGTCCTGCTCGTCGGGGCTTTCCTGATGATCTCGACCACCGCGGTAGACATCGGCAAGGCGGTGCTGTTCTTCCCCGTCCTGGAACGCCACGGCAAGCGCACCGCGGTGACCTACCTGGCCACCATGGTCTTCGAGATGGCGCTGATGACGGTCGGGGCGCTCGCCCTGCTGATGCTCGTCCCCCTGGCCGACCAGGCTGGCGCCGGGCAGCTCGGCCCAGGCGCTGCCCAGGCGCTGGGGGCGCTGGCGGTCGACGCGAACGAGACGGCGTACCAGATCGGCCAGCTCGCGCTCGGGTTCGGCTGCCTCTTCCTGTGTGCACTGCTGTTCCGGACCAGGCTGATCCCGAAGTGGCTGGCGGGCTGGGGCCTGGTCGGCTACGCGCTCCACATGGCGGGCGCGGCCGCCGAGATCTTCGGGGCACCCATCAGCCTCGTGCTGTTGATCCCCGGCGGCATCTTCGAGGTGACTCTCGCGATCTGGCTGCTCGTCAAGGGATTCACCCCAGCGGCATACGACCGAGCACGCCTCACCCCCGCCGCCGCGTAA
- a CDS encoding Fe-S cluster assembly protein HesB — translation MARGTYDLHLAQDSAADALLSRDPLALLVGMLLDQQVPMEWAFGAPRILAERLGGDRLDAAEIATYDPDKFASLASTTPAIHRFPGSMAKRIQQLCTFLVEQYDGDASAVWTSAESGRDLQKRLTALPGFGKQKAQIFAALLGKQLDVRPEGWREAAGPYGEDGVHRSVADIRDEASLAAVREHKKEQKRAASAAKGPEG, via the coding sequence ATGGCTCGTGGGACGTATGACCTGCACCTCGCACAGGACTCCGCCGCAGACGCGCTGCTCTCCCGCGATCCACTCGCGCTCCTCGTGGGCATGCTGCTCGATCAGCAGGTGCCCATGGAGTGGGCGTTCGGTGCTCCGCGGATCCTCGCCGAACGACTCGGCGGAGACCGGCTCGACGCCGCCGAGATCGCCACCTACGATCCGGACAAGTTCGCGAGCCTGGCGTCGACCACGCCCGCGATCCACCGCTTCCCCGGCTCGATGGCGAAGCGCATCCAGCAGCTGTGCACGTTCCTCGTCGAGCAGTACGACGGCGACGCGTCCGCGGTGTGGACCTCGGCCGAGTCGGGGCGCGACCTGCAGAAGCGTCTCACCGCCCTGCCCGGCTTCGGCAAGCAGAAGGCACAGATCTTCGCCGCTCTGCTCGGCAAGCAGCTCGACGTCCGGCCGGAGGGCTGGCGCGAGGCCGCCGGGCCGTACGGCGAGGACGGTGTCCACCGGTCCGTCGCGGACATCCGTGACGAGGCCTCGCTCGCGGCCGTCCGCGAGCACAAGAAGGAGCAGAAGCGCGCCGCGTCTGCAGCGAAAGGCCCGGAGGGCTGA
- a CDS encoding LysR family transcriptional regulator produces the protein MFGVERLRALEAVHRLGSVARAAAELHVTPSGVSQQLARLERESGHRLTAPQGRGLRLTQAGLVLAAHATRVLRELAAARADLADLHAEILGPVRIGSVESAIRALVAPALAALGARHPRLSPLLHAGEAVATMPRLHAGDLDVVVAESWNHWPTSFPADVSHTRLLDEHASVAVSTRHPLAGRATVDLAELAGTPWTACTPGTGAHDSLVQALRTVGVEPDVTCIAAEYPTQLALVRANVAAALVPPLGLAEPLDGIALIPTRPVVSREIVAAWRTSGDRPATRACVDALREVATARL, from the coding sequence ATGTTCGGCGTGGAACGCCTGCGCGCGCTCGAGGCCGTCCACCGGCTCGGCTCGGTGGCGCGTGCCGCGGCCGAGCTGCACGTCACGCCGTCCGGGGTGTCGCAGCAGCTGGCCAGGCTCGAACGCGAGAGCGGGCATCGGCTCACCGCGCCGCAGGGGCGCGGGCTCCGACTGACCCAGGCGGGCCTCGTCCTCGCGGCGCACGCGACGCGGGTGCTCCGCGAGCTCGCCGCGGCGCGGGCCGACCTCGCCGACCTGCACGCCGAGATCCTCGGGCCTGTGCGCATCGGCTCGGTCGAGAGCGCGATCCGCGCGCTCGTCGCACCGGCGCTCGCCGCCCTCGGCGCGCGGCATCCGCGGCTCTCCCCGCTCCTGCACGCGGGCGAGGCGGTGGCCACGATGCCCCGCCTGCACGCCGGCGACCTCGACGTCGTCGTCGCCGAGAGCTGGAACCACTGGCCGACGTCGTTCCCCGCCGACGTCAGCCACACCAGGCTGCTCGACGAGCACGCGTCGGTCGCCGTGTCGACCCGTCACCCGCTGGCCGGCCGCGCGACCGTCGACCTCGCCGAGCTCGCCGGCACGCCATGGACGGCCTGCACGCCGGGAACCGGCGCGCACGACTCACTGGTGCAGGCGCTGCGCACCGTCGGCGTCGAGCCCGACGTCACCTGCATCGCCGCCGAGTACCCGACCCAGCTGGCCCTGGTCCGCGCGAACGTCGCCGCCGCCCTCGTCCCGCCGCTGGGCCTCGCCGAACCACTCGACGGCATCGCACTGATCCCCACCCGGCCGGTCGTCAGCCGCGAGATCGTCGCCGCCTGGCGCACGAGCGGCGACCGACCGGCGACGCGCGCCTGCGTCGACGCCCTCCGCGAGGTCGCCACGGCGCGACTCTGA
- a CDS encoding zinc-binding dehydrogenase: MPAIVQDRYGDAGVLRHERIARPEIANDEILVRVRAAGLDRGTWHLMTGKPYLMRITGLGFRRPKDRVPGRDLAGTVAAVGASVTRFAVGDDVYGVGRGSFAEYAVASQDKLARKPVNLSFEQAAVVPISAATALHALTAAGQVESGQQVLVTGASGGVGSYAVQLAKAFGGQVTGVASTAKLDLVRSLGADQVLDYTRDDYADGTRRYDLVLDIAGNPRLSRLRSALTSTGTAVLVGGENGGNLTGGMNRTLRALMMSPFVGQRFTAFVNKERASDLDRLTDLIEAGQVTPSIDQTYPLDRVPEAMRQLEAGTVRGKVAITI; this comes from the coding sequence ATGCCCGCCATCGTGCAGGACAGGTACGGCGACGCCGGCGTCCTGCGCCATGAACGCATCGCCCGTCCTGAGATCGCCAATGACGAGATTCTGGTCCGCGTGCGGGCGGCCGGTCTGGACCGCGGCACCTGGCACCTGATGACCGGAAAGCCCTACCTGATGCGGATCACAGGACTGGGCTTTCGCCGGCCGAAGGACCGGGTACCCGGGCGTGATCTCGCCGGCACGGTCGCCGCCGTCGGCGCGTCGGTGACCCGGTTCGCCGTCGGCGACGACGTGTACGGCGTCGGGCGGGGCTCGTTCGCGGAGTACGCAGTCGCGAGCCAGGACAAGCTCGCTCGCAAGCCGGTGAACCTGTCCTTCGAGCAGGCCGCGGTGGTCCCGATCTCGGCAGCGACCGCCCTGCACGCCCTGACGGCGGCCGGCCAGGTCGAGTCAGGTCAGCAGGTGCTGGTGACCGGAGCATCCGGCGGCGTCGGCAGCTACGCCGTACAGCTCGCCAAGGCGTTCGGGGGCCAGGTGACCGGAGTGGCCAGCACCGCGAAGCTCGACCTGGTGCGCTCACTCGGCGCCGACCAGGTCCTCGACTACACCCGGGACGACTACGCCGACGGCACCCGCCGCTACGACCTCGTGCTCGACATCGCGGGCAACCCGAGACTGTCCCGGCTGCGCAGCGCGCTCACGTCCACGGGGACCGCCGTACTTGTCGGCGGCGAGAACGGCGGCAACCTCACCGGCGGTATGAACCGGACGCTGCGCGCCCTGATGATGTCGCCGTTCGTGGGCCAACGGTTCACCGCTTTCGTCAACAAGGAGCGGGCCAGCGACCTCGACCGACTCACCGACCTCATCGAGGCCGGCCAGGTGACACCCAGCATCGACCAGACCTACCCGCTGGACCGGGTCCCGGAGGCGATGCGCCAGCTCGAGGCCGGCACGGTCCGCGGCAAGGTCGCCATCACCATCTGA